One stretch of Mangifera indica cultivar Alphonso chromosome 9, CATAS_Mindica_2.1, whole genome shotgun sequence DNA includes these proteins:
- the LOC123225254 gene encoding transcription factor MYB20-like yields MGRQPCCDKVGLKKGPWTTEEDKKLINFILTNGQCCWRAVPKLAGLLRCGKSCRLRWTNYLRPDLKRGLLSEYEEQMVIDLHAQLGNRWSKIASHLPGRTDNEIKNHWNTHIKKKLRKMGIDPLTHKPLITTTDQQQPQKNLMEIQQEVQEQLLTQQECSVDHQNKEPETSPQSSEGDKLEEDQKFETMDNIMNNSSFCTDDVPLIEPHEIIVPSCVPSTSSSSCSSNYSSSDHSSNFWEEWPFPADFEWPDINVGLWDDDFSSWDLLMNDEVDKKAAAIVDPNSLLIQCPTMVFDHQ; encoded by the exons ATGGGGAGACAGCCTTGCTGTGACAAAGTTGGGTTGAAGAAAGGGCCATGGACGACTGAGGAAGACAAGAAGCTCATTAATTTTATCCTCACCAATGGCCAATGCTGCTGGAGAGCTGTTCCCAAGCTTGCAG GCTTATTGAGGTGTGGGAAGAGTTGCAGACTGAGATGGACAAATTATCTCAGGCCTGATCTGAAAAGAGGTCTTTTATCAGAATATGAAGAGCAAATGGTGATTGATCTCCATGCTCAACTTGGCAACAG atGGTCCAAGATTGCTTCTCATCTTCCAGGAAGAACtgacaatgaaataaaaaaccaTTGGAATACCCACATCAAGAAGAAACTTAGAAAAATGGGCATTGATCCTCTTACTCATAAGCCTCTCATTACAACTACTGATCAGCAACAACCCCAGAAAAATCTAATGGAAATTCAACAAGAAGTTCAAGAGCAACTACTGACACAACAAGAATGTTCAGTTGATCATCAAAATAAGGAACCTGAAACGTCTCCACAATCATCAGAAGGGGATAAATTAGAGGAAGATCAGAAATTTGAAACAATGGATAACATCATGAACAACAGTAGTTTTTGTACTGATGATGTTCCATTGATTGAACCCCATGAGATTATTGTTCCAAGCTGTGTGCCATcgacttcatcttcatcatgtTCATCGAATTATTCTTCTTCGGATCATTCTTCAAACTTCTGGGAAGAATGGCCGTTTCCTGCAGACTTTGAGTGGCCCGACATTAACGTAGGCTTGTGGGACGATGACTTTAGCAGTTGGGATTTGCTTATGAATGATGAAGTTGACAAAAAAGCTGCAGCTATTGTTGATCCTAATTCGCTTCTCATTCAGTGCCCAACAATGGTGTTTGATCACCAGTGA